A part of Ammospiza caudacuta isolate bAmmCau1 chromosome 5, bAmmCau1.pri, whole genome shotgun sequence genomic DNA contains:
- the LUM gene encoding lumican: MTLNSLAVFLLLISGIFCQYDYGPGDDYGYDPFGPSAAVCAPECNCPLSYPTAMYCDNLKLKTIPIVPSGIKYLYLRNNMIEGIEENTFDNVTDLQWLILDHNHLENSKIKGRVFSKLKNLKKLHINYNNLTEAVGPLPKTLDDLQLSHNKITKVNPGAFEGLMNLTVIHLQNNQLKADSISGAFKGLNSLLYLDLSFNQLTKLPTGLPHSLLMLYFDNNQISNVPDEYFQGFKALQYLRLSHNKLTDSGIPGNVFNITSLVELDLSFNQLKSIPIVSENLENFYLQVNKINKFPLSSFCKVVGPTTYSKITHLRLDGNNLTRADLPQEMYNCLRVAAEISLE; encoded by the exons ATGACTCTAAACTCCCTAGCTGTCTTTCTGCTGTTGATTAGTGGCATTTTTTGCCAGTATGACTACGGTCCTGGAGATGATTATGGCTATGATCCTTTCGGGCCATCCGCAGCAGTCTGTGCCCCAGAATGTAATTGTCCTTTAAGCTACCCTACTGCCATGTATTGTGACAATCTTAAGCTGAAAACCATTCCAATTGTACCAAGTGGAATTAAATATCTTTATCTCCGAAACAATATGATTGAGGGAATTGAAGAGAACACGTTTGACAATGTAACAGACCTACAGTGGCTGATCCTGGATCACAACCATTTGGAAAATTCAAAAATTAAGGGAAGAGTCTTCTCTAAACTAAAGAACCTGAAGAAACTTCACATTAACTACAACAATTTGACTGAAGCTGTCGGACCACTTCCCAAAACTCTAGATGACCTGCAATTAAGTCACAACAAGATCACAAAAGTCAATCCTGGTGCATTTGAGGGGCTGATGAACCTGACTGTCATTCACCTCCAGAACAACCAGCTGAAAGCAGATTCTATTTCTGGGGCTTTTAAAGGCCTGAATTCACTTTTGTATCTTGACTTAAGCTTCAATCAACTTACAAAGCTACCAACAGGACTGCCTCACTCCCTGCTCATGCTGTATTTTGATAATAACCAGATTTCCAATGTTCCTGATGAGTACTTCCAAGGTTTTAAAGCCCTACAGTATTTACGCTTATCCCACAATAAATTAACAGATTCTGGAATACCAGGTAATGTCTTCAACATCACATCCCTAGTTGAGTTGGATCTCTCCTTCAATCAGCTGAAGAGCATTCCAATTGTCAGTGAGAACCTGGAAAACTTCTACCTCCAAGTCAACAAAATTAACA AGTTCCCACTGAGCAGCTTCTGTAAGGTGGTTGGGCCGACGACCTACTCCAAGATCACGCACCTGCGCCTGGATGGAAACAACCTGACGCGGGCCGACCTGCCGCAGGAGATGTACAACTGCCTGCGGGTGGCCGCCGAGATCTCGCTGGAGTGA